In Nostoc sp. UHCC 0926, a single genomic region encodes these proteins:
- a CDS encoding type II toxin-antitoxin system HicA family toxin, whose product MPKKIRELKAILLKAGFVYRPAKGSHTFWTHPLIPDEPVTIAGKDGDDAPRYLEKQVNRVLKQLGEIEEE is encoded by the coding sequence ATGCCCAAGAAAATTAGAGAGTTAAAAGCAATTTTGTTGAAGGCTGGGTTTGTCTATCGTCCTGCAAAAGGTAGTCATACGTTCTGGACTCACCCATTGATACCTGATGAACCAGTTACGATTGCTGGAAAAGATGGAGACGATGCACCCCGATACTTGGAAAAGCAAGTCAATCGTGTTTTGAAGCAACTAGGAGAAATAGAGGAAGAATAA
- a CDS encoding class I SAM-dependent methyltransferase produces the protein MHNISIPNNWNTALYQDKHAFVWQYGEDLLKFLNPKPGESILDLGCGTGQLTEKIAQAGAEVMGVDHAATMIEKARQNYPHIRFDVADARNFQVDKPLDAVFSNAVLHWVKEADSAIASIHQALKPGGRFVAEFGGKGNIQAIVTALESALEPFNISAQTLNPWYYPSIGEYASLLEQQGFDVIHAMLFARPTPLADKEAGMANWIQMFASAFLTLLPADQQIQVIRAVEEYLKPTLYQQGTWTADYRRIRIVAIKL, from the coding sequence ATGCATAATATTTCCATACCCAATAATTGGAATACTGCCCTTTACCAAGATAAACACGCCTTTGTCTGGCAGTATGGCGAGGACTTACTAAAATTCCTCAACCCTAAGCCAGGAGAATCGATTTTGGATCTTGGCTGTGGTACTGGACAACTTACAGAAAAAATTGCCCAAGCTGGGGCTGAAGTAATGGGAGTTGATCATGCAGCCACGATGATCGAGAAGGCAAGACAAAACTATCCCCATATCCGCTTTGATGTTGCTGATGCTAGGAACTTTCAAGTAGACAAGCCATTGGATGCTGTATTTTCCAACGCTGTATTACATTGGGTGAAAGAAGCAGATAGTGCGATCGCTTCCATACACCAAGCCCTAAAACCCGGAGGCCGTTTTGTGGCAGAATTTGGTGGGAAGGGGAATATACAGGCGATCGTCACAGCTTTGGAAAGCGCCTTAGAACCATTTAATATTTCTGCACAAACCCTAAATCCTTGGTATTACCCTAGTATTGGTGAGTACGCCAGCTTACTAGAACAGCAAGGCTTTGATGTCATTCATGCCATGCTTTTTGCTCGTCCAACTCCTTTAGCAGACAAAGAAGCAGGTATGGCAAACTGGATTCAGATGTTCGCCAGTGCTTTTTTAACATTGCTCCCTGCTGACCAACAAATACAAGTAATTCGCGCTGTAGAGGAATATCTCAAGCCGACGCTGTATCAACAAGGAACTTGGACAGCAGACTATCGAAGAATTCGCATCGTTGCTATTAAACTTTAA
- a CDS encoding extracellular solute-binding protein has translation MDRRSFLLGTSTLALSQLLFGCGGNKQRQLKVQLLKGSIPGQVVNQFHKGLHQQVQLKFAPVEQIEDLFQQLQQNWRQKQLEASNRQRPSPFIQWIQDLFQWIQDLFQWIKNVRQKPKATDADLVTLGDYWLKAAIEQKLIQPLQGVQGNQLKQWSALDQRWKKLVTRNDQGNLDTQGKVWGAPYRWGSTVIVYNRDSLQKLGWTPTDWSDLWKDGIQQRISLLNNPREVIGLVLKKLGKSYNTENLDQVPDLEKELQILNQRVKFYSSDNYLEPLIMGDTWLAVGWSSDVLPVLGRYPQLTAVIPQSGTAIWADLWVRPAGIINDTLLSDQWIDFCWQPSTAKQISVLTKSNSPISTNIAADDIQEPLSSLLQSDRKVFDKSEFLLPLPPSAIKQYESLFAKIKI, from the coding sequence ATGGATCGACGGTCTTTTTTGCTAGGTACAAGCACACTGGCACTTTCACAACTGCTTTTTGGCTGTGGTGGAAACAAGCAGAGGCAACTAAAAGTACAGTTATTAAAAGGTTCTATACCTGGTCAGGTGGTGAATCAGTTCCACAAAGGTTTGCACCAACAGGTGCAGTTAAAGTTTGCTCCAGTCGAGCAGATAGAGGATTTATTTCAGCAATTACAACAAAATTGGCGGCAAAAACAACTAGAAGCTTCTAATCGGCAAAGACCGAGTCCCTTTATCCAGTGGATACAGGATTTATTTCAGTGGATACAGGATTTATTTCAGTGGATAAAAAATGTACGGCAAAAACCAAAAGCTACTGATGCAGACCTAGTGACATTGGGAGATTACTGGCTAAAAGCAGCTATTGAGCAAAAACTGATTCAACCACTCCAAGGGGTACAGGGAAACCAATTAAAGCAGTGGTCTGCTTTAGATCAAAGGTGGAAGAAACTGGTAACGCGTAACGACCAAGGGAACCTGGATACTCAAGGGAAGGTGTGGGGTGCGCCTTATCGGTGGGGTAGCACAGTGATTGTTTATAACCGTGACAGCTTGCAAAAATTGGGATGGACACCCACAGATTGGAGTGATTTGTGGAAAGATGGAATACAGCAGCGCATTTCCCTACTTAATAACCCACGAGAAGTTATTGGTCTGGTCTTAAAGAAGCTAGGAAAATCTTACAATACAGAGAATCTTGACCAAGTACCAGACTTGGAAAAGGAATTACAGATATTAAATCAACGGGTGAAGTTCTACAGTTCTGATAACTATTTGGAACCTCTAATTATGGGAGACACTTGGCTAGCAGTTGGTTGGTCAAGCGATGTACTGCCAGTTCTGGGACGTTATCCGCAACTTACCGCAGTTATCCCCCAGTCAGGAACAGCAATCTGGGCAGACTTGTGGGTACGTCCCGCTGGTATTATTAATGATACTTTATTATCAGATCAATGGATTGATTTTTGTTGGCAACCAAGTACAGCTAAACAAATTTCGGTGCTGACCAAGAGTAATTCACCAATTTCTACAAATATTGCAGCTGACGATATCCAAGAACCATTATCGAGCCTGTTACAGAGCGATCGCAAAGTTTTCGATAAAAGTGAATTTTTGCTTCCCTTACCCCCATCAGCAATAAAACAATACGAGTCTTTATTCGCCAAAATTAAAATTTAA
- a CDS encoding ABC transporter ATP-binding protein, with translation MRQSLTVFRYSGRAVSLVWTTSRSLTILLASLTLVAGLLPAAISYISKLIVDAVVFASQVNSHSNGFVNIYPSLFYVGLEAIAVILLAGSQRGLTICQSLLRALMGQRVNVLILEKALTLDLRQFEDSEFYDKLTNARREASVRPLSLVSRTFGLVQSALSLITYGILLVNFSVWAVLVLILAAMPVFIAETKFAGEGFRLFSWRAPETRQQNYLENLLAREDFVTEVKLYQLGEMLLGRYRDLFDQLYGEDRDLTLRRGLWGYLLSLISTGAFYLAYAWIVLETVLGKISLGDMTMYLTVFRQGQSTFSNALTSIGGMYEDNLYLSNLYDFLEEKVPKTWGKATIGLDSQDGIRFENVSFTYPGSSKPALRNISLHLKPREKLAIVGENGSGKTTLIKLLTRLYTPDSGRIFLDGLDLQEWDVDVLRRRIGVIFQNFVRYQFTVGENIGVGDVEHLENKTNWQTAAEKGMAQSFIDQLPQSFQTQLGRWFKGGQELSGGQWQKIALSRAFMRSQADILVLDEPTSAIDAQAEFEIFNHFRAITQNQMVLLISHRFSTVRMADKILVIENGEVIEQGTHEELLQVRGRYAKLFLLQAAGYQ, from the coding sequence CTGCGCCAATCACTGACGGTTTTCCGCTACAGTGGACGGGCTGTAAGCTTAGTATGGACTACTAGCCGATCGCTTACTATTCTTCTGGCAAGTTTAACTTTAGTGGCTGGTCTTTTACCGGCGGCGATATCCTACATCAGTAAATTAATTGTTGATGCAGTGGTATTTGCCTCTCAAGTTAACTCACACAGCAATGGTTTTGTCAATATTTATCCCTCGCTATTTTATGTAGGATTAGAAGCGATCGCTGTAATTTTACTAGCAGGTAGTCAGCGGGGACTCACCATTTGTCAGTCGTTATTGCGGGCGCTAATGGGTCAGCGGGTGAATGTACTGATTTTAGAAAAGGCGCTGACACTGGATCTTAGGCAGTTTGAAGACTCAGAATTTTATGACAAATTAACCAATGCCCGACGAGAAGCATCAGTTCGTCCCCTTTCCCTAGTAAGCCGCACCTTTGGGTTGGTACAAAGCGCCCTTTCCCTGATCACCTACGGCATTTTACTAGTAAATTTCTCAGTTTGGGCAGTGCTGGTACTGATTTTGGCAGCCATGCCTGTATTTATTGCGGAAACTAAATTTGCTGGAGAAGGCTTTCGCTTATTTAGTTGGCGTGCGCCAGAAACTCGTCAACAAAACTACTTAGAAAATCTGCTAGCAAGAGAAGATTTTGTCACAGAAGTTAAACTCTACCAGTTGGGAGAGATGTTGCTAGGACGTTACCGCGACCTATTTGATCAACTCTATGGCGAAGACCGCGATTTGACTCTGCGGCGAGGACTGTGGGGGTATCTGCTGAGTTTAATCAGTACTGGTGCTTTTTACCTAGCTTATGCTTGGATTGTGCTGGAAACAGTGCTAGGTAAGATTTCCTTGGGAGATATGACAATGTATCTCACCGTTTTTCGCCAAGGACAATCTACTTTTTCCAATGCCCTCACTTCTATTGGAGGGATGTATGAAGACAACCTATATCTATCAAATCTCTACGATTTCCTCGAAGAGAAAGTACCAAAAACTTGGGGTAAGGCAACCATTGGTTTAGATTCCCAAGATGGTATCCGTTTTGAGAACGTATCGTTTACTTATCCAGGAAGTTCCAAGCCAGCCTTGAGAAACATTTCGCTGCATTTGAAACCCAGAGAGAAACTAGCAATTGTAGGTGAAAACGGTTCTGGCAAGACTACCTTAATTAAACTACTTACCCGACTCTACACTCCAGACTCTGGGAGAATTTTCTTAGATGGCTTGGACTTGCAGGAATGGGATGTGGATGTGTTGCGGCGTCGCATTGGTGTAATTTTTCAGAACTTTGTCCGCTACCAGTTCACTGTGGGTGAGAATATTGGCGTGGGCGATGTAGAACATCTCGAAAATAAAACCAACTGGCAAACTGCTGCCGAAAAAGGCATGGCCCAATCATTTATTGACCAATTACCTCAAAGCTTCCAGACTCAGCTTGGTCGTTGGTTTAAGGGAGGACAGGAACTTTCTGGGGGACAGTGGCAAAAGATTGCTTTATCTCGTGCTTTTATGCGATCGCAAGCAGATATCTTGGTGTTAGACGAACCAACATCAGCAATAGATGCCCAAGCTGAGTTTGAGATTTTCAATCATTTTCGCGCCATTACTCAAAATCAGATGGTACTTTTGATTTCCCATCGCTTCTCGACAGTACGGATGGCTGACAAAATCCTGGTTATAGAAAACGGGGAAGTTATAGAACAGGGAACTCACGAAGAATTATTACAGGTACGAGGACGTTACGCCAAGTTGTTTCTGTTACAAGCAGCTGGTTATCAATAG
- a CDS encoding DUF2232 domain-containing protein, whose translation MSILDSLPDEPEEDPSPESPTPRNHWLDKEQQLMPPQLKADAPLRMVETAFLASTASLIWFINFYFPLGPVLRIFFPVPIALVYLRWGKRAAWMAALTSGLLLTVLMGPARSLLFVMPYGFMGVLLGATWYRRVPWIVSITLGTLLGTVGVFFRLWLLSVLSGEDLWIYVITQVTEVIEWVFLKLSFLASPSVFLIQVGAIALIVLNNFIYLFVVHLAASFLFDRLGNPIPRPPRWVQVLMDYEG comes from the coding sequence ATGAGTATTTTAGATTCTCTGCCAGATGAGCCAGAGGAAGATCCATCCCCTGAATCTCCAACTCCCCGCAATCATTGGTTAGACAAAGAACAGCAATTAATGCCTCCTCAACTCAAGGCTGATGCGCCCTTGAGGATGGTGGAAACGGCATTTTTAGCCAGTACCGCTAGCTTGATTTGGTTTATTAATTTCTATTTTCCCTTGGGCCCAGTTCTACGGATATTTTTTCCGGTGCCGATCGCTCTAGTTTATCTGCGTTGGGGCAAGCGTGCGGCATGGATGGCAGCACTCACCTCCGGGTTACTGCTGACGGTATTGATGGGGCCAGCCCGCAGTTTGCTGTTTGTCATGCCCTACGGGTTCATGGGCGTGCTTTTGGGGGCGACGTGGTATCGTCGTGTTCCCTGGATTGTTTCTATCACCTTGGGTACACTATTGGGTACTGTGGGAGTTTTTTTTAGGCTGTGGTTGCTGTCTGTTTTGTCGGGTGAAGACCTGTGGATTTATGTGATTACCCAGGTAACAGAGGTCATTGAGTGGGTATTTTTAAAGCTAAGTTTTTTGGCGAGTCCCAGTGTATTTTTGATTCAAGTGGGAGCGATCGCTCTAATTGTACTCAACAACTTTATCTACCTTTTTGTGGTACACCTGGCAGCATCGTTTCTTTTTGACCGCCTGGGCAACCCCATTCCCCGTCCACCACGCTGGGTGCAAGTCCTCATGGATTATGAAGGATAG
- a CDS encoding nicotinate-nucleotide--dimethylbenzimidazole phosphoribosyltransferase, giving the protein MISIYTQEKQGEEWLRRYRGCLPVFACVLGFTETGLIPGISAAGRTPEDRKYTACADAEFLYYGPEHKPQYPLPPLAAGASPVLISRAVLESLKIPVHLFNAGLPQSPAVPVIDLRGTPARCLSGGAAMEITTVHHLFEQGLLWGERLATNIKQGYLIVGECVVGGTTTALAILTGLGIEAAGKVNSSHPVCNHAQKWALVQTGLEKMMGSRGQTAGGREQGEINPKSKIVRLSVPLRGSKLRAASGREAEVQNSVDPLKLVAAVGDPMQVVVAGMAIAASRSCGVMLAGGTQMLAVYALISAIAQAYALSWQPEAVVVGTTRWVAEDPTGATVDLALNLGKGSLTQSGGTPPLLATHLSFADSRYPQLRAYEQGFVKEGMGAGAACIAAHLSQDWQQSQLLAAIEAQLERLSTVFD; this is encoded by the coding sequence ATGATTAGTATTTATACCCAAGAAAAACAGGGTGAAGAATGGCTACGACGGTATCGTGGTTGTCTACCCGTATTTGCCTGTGTTTTAGGATTTACTGAAACTGGTTTAATTCCAGGGATTTCAGCGGCTGGTCGCACTCCAGAGGATCGAAAATATACTGCTTGTGCCGATGCCGAGTTTTTGTATTACGGCCCAGAACATAAGCCTCAATATCCCCTACCACCATTAGCGGCTGGGGCTTCGCCTGTATTGATTTCTCGCGCTGTTTTAGAGTCACTAAAGATACCAGTTCATTTGTTTAATGCTGGTTTACCCCAGTCTCCTGCTGTGCCAGTAATTGATTTGCGTGGCACTCCTGCTAGATGTTTAAGTGGAGGTGCTGCTATGGAAATCACAACGGTACACCATTTGTTTGAACAAGGGCTACTTTGGGGAGAACGTCTTGCTACCAATATCAAACAGGGGTATCTGATTGTCGGTGAGTGCGTCGTTGGAGGCACTACAACTGCCCTGGCAATTTTAACTGGTTTGGGTATAGAAGCTGCCGGAAAAGTTAACAGTAGCCACCCTGTTTGTAACCACGCGCAAAAGTGGGCACTAGTGCAAACTGGGCTGGAGAAGATGATGGGGAGCAGGGGGCAGACAGCAGGGGGCAGAGAGCAGGGGGAGATAAATCCAAAATCTAAAATCGTTCGACTGAGCGTACCCCTACGGGGAAGCAAGCTACGCGCAGCGTCTGGTAGAGAAGCCGAAGTCCAAAATTCTGTAGATCCTCTAAAACTCGTCGCTGCTGTGGGTGATCCCATGCAGGTGGTGGTAGCTGGGATGGCGATCGCTGCTAGTCGTAGTTGTGGTGTAATGCTTGCTGGTGGGACGCAAATGCTGGCGGTTTATGCGCTGATAAGTGCGATCGCTCAAGCTTACGCCTTATCATGGCAACCAGAAGCAGTAGTTGTAGGCACAACCCGCTGGGTGGCAGAAGATCCTACTGGGGCTACGGTTGACTTAGCCCTCAACTTAGGAAAAGGCAGCTTAACTCAGAGTGGAGGAACCCCTCCCCTATTAGCAACTCATCTGAGCTTTGCTGATTCTCGTTATCCCCAACTGAGAGCTTATGAGCAGGGTTTTGTGAAAGAAGGTATGGGTGCTGGAGCCGCTTGCATAGCCGCCCATCTTAGCCAAGATTGGCAGCAAAGCCAACTTTTGGCAGCGATTGAAGCCCAACTTGAACGGCTAAGTACAGTATTTGATTAA
- a CDS encoding type II toxin-antitoxin system HicB family antitoxin → MNDRYSMVIQWSDEDNCYLVHLPEFPWQQFHTHGKTYEEAAKHGQEVIESLIEWYQEQGKPLPEPITFPQKPLKVA, encoded by the coding sequence ATGAACGATCGCTACAGTATGGTAATTCAATGGTCAGATGAGGATAATTGCTACTTGGTACACTTGCCAGAATTTCCTTGGCAGCAATTCCACACTCATGGTAAGACTTATGAAGAAGCCGCTAAACATGGACAAGAGGTGATTGAATCTCTGATTGAATGGTATCAAGAGCAAGGAAAACCTTTGCCAGAGCCAATTACTTTTCCTCAGAAACCGTTAAAAGTGGCTTAA
- a CDS encoding deoxyguanosinetriphosphate triphosphohydrolase, protein MSNPLLDNTAMMDWKKLLTPKRLGKTKPEDLQFDRTPFQRDYDRLVFSSPFRRLKDKTQVFSLSTNDYIRTRLIHSLEVSCVGRSLGRIVGEEIVKKYDFNQDGLRASDFGDIVSAACLAHDIGNPPFGHSGEDAIRTGFESWYNTVNHVGKELLSKSQKADFDLFEGNAQGFRILTKLEMPPRKGGMQLTCPTLAAFTKYPRESLLSESTLNGYSGRSVKKYGFFQAEKDLFAEVAEAVGLIRRHDNAAWWSRHPLAFLVEAADDICYSIVDVEDGHRMKYIPFEKTKELLNVVANIADKDLQEHGENPTETVKRLRALAINKLINEASSIFLKHEEDILSGKFDKDLLSLSTYANHLEEIGKQTREAVFQHRDVVSIQIAGYEVLGKLFAEFVNAVLHNSKKGNLVYNMLPKEYNNPNLDEDTYNKILRVTDYISGMTDSYATSLFQQFSGISLG, encoded by the coding sequence TTGTCTAACCCACTTTTAGATAACACAGCAATGATGGATTGGAAGAAACTCCTGACACCAAAAAGACTTGGTAAGACTAAACCAGAAGACCTCCAGTTTGATCGTACTCCCTTTCAAAGAGACTATGATCGCCTAGTGTTTTCTTCACCTTTTCGTCGTCTAAAAGATAAAACTCAGGTTTTTTCTTTGTCTACAAATGATTACATTCGCACTCGTCTCATTCATAGCCTTGAAGTGTCTTGCGTCGGTCGCTCTCTTGGCAGAATAGTCGGTGAGGAAATTGTAAAAAAATACGACTTTAATCAGGATGGGTTACGGGCTTCAGACTTTGGTGATATCGTATCTGCTGCTTGTCTGGCTCATGATATTGGGAACCCTCCCTTTGGTCATTCTGGAGAGGATGCTATTCGTACAGGATTTGAATCGTGGTACAACACTGTTAATCATGTAGGAAAGGAACTTCTCAGCAAGTCTCAAAAAGCTGACTTTGATTTATTTGAGGGTAATGCACAAGGCTTTCGTATTCTAACCAAGCTTGAAATGCCTCCCAGAAAAGGTGGAATGCAACTAACCTGCCCAACTTTAGCTGCTTTCACAAAGTACCCTAGAGAATCATTACTATCAGAATCTACCTTAAACGGTTACTCAGGTAGAAGTGTTAAAAAATATGGTTTCTTTCAGGCAGAAAAAGATTTATTTGCTGAGGTAGCAGAGGCAGTTGGGCTAATTCGCCGTCATGATAATGCAGCCTGGTGGTCTCGACACCCGCTTGCTTTTCTGGTTGAAGCAGCGGATGATATTTGTTACTCAATTGTTGATGTAGAAGACGGTCATCGTATGAAGTACATTCCATTTGAAAAAACTAAGGAATTACTCAACGTAGTTGCAAATATTGCAGATAAAGACCTTCAAGAACATGGCGAAAACCCTACAGAAACAGTTAAGCGATTGCGGGCTTTAGCTATCAATAAACTCATCAATGAGGCAAGTAGTATTTTCCTGAAACACGAAGAAGATATACTTTCCGGAAAGTTTGATAAAGACTTGTTATCTCTAAGCACTTATGCAAACCATCTAGAAGAAATTGGAAAGCAAACCCGTGAGGCTGTTTTCCAACATCGTGATGTTGTTAGTATCCAGATTGCTGGGTATGAAGTTTTAGGGAAACTATTTGCTGAATTTGTTAATGCCGTTCTGCACAACAGTAAGAAAGGTAATTTGGTCTATAATATGCTTCCCAAAGAATATAATAATCCGAATTTAGACGAAGATACCTATAACAAAATCCTTAGAGTTACAGACTATATCTCTGGTATGACTGATTCTTACGCTACCAGTTTATTCCAACAATTTAGCGGTATTTCCTTGGGATAA